A single Mangifera indica cultivar Alphonso unplaced genomic scaffold, CATAS_Mindica_2.1 Un_0074, whole genome shotgun sequence DNA region contains:
- the LOC123207370 gene encoding transcription factor bHLH167-like, protein MERGNGNGSGASRLQRNMKERVRRKHMKELLSELAFLTPLQSSKVSATELLENATNHIKQLQERLEERRRRRALLLKEISGDENKKASGSRIPVLNISCSDSSLEINLICGLEKNFMLHDIISILQQEGAEVISSTQYNTGDRVIYVVKSQAISPRIGVETTRIRQRIKDLCF, encoded by the exons ATGGAACGGGGCAATGGAAATGGATCAGGGGCATCTAGACTTCAGCGAAACATGAAGGAAAGAGTCAGAAGAAAGCATATGAAGGAGCTTCTCTCCGAGCTTGCTTTCTTGACTCCTCTACAATCCTCTAAG GTTTCAGCAACTGAGTTGTTAGAGAACGCCACCAATCATATAAAGCAACTGCAAGAAAGACTTGAGGAGCGAAGGCGCCGAAGAGCATTACTACTGAAAGAGATTAGTGGTGATGAAAATAAGAAGGCAAGCGGATCAAGAATACCTGTGCTCAACATAAGTTGTTCAGATTCTAGTTTGGAAATAAATCTGATATGTGGGTTGGAGAAGAACTTCATGTTGCATGACATTATCAGTATTCTTCAGCAAGAAGGAGCCGAAGTCATCAGCTCTACTCAGTATAATACAGGCGATAGAGTCATATACGTAGTTAAATCCCAG GCCATCAGTCCAAGGATTGGAGTGGAAACTACAAGAATTCGTCAGAGAATAAAGGATCTATGTTTCTGA